The sequence below is a genomic window from Brevibacillus laterosporus.
ACTAGATGATGCAGGTAAAAATATTCGAGGATTATGACAAACTAAGCCGTTATGCAGCGGATATTTTTTTAGAGCAGATTGAGAAAAAATCGGATGCCGTTCTTGGTTTGGCTACGGGGGGAACACCTGAAGGATTTTATAAACACCTGATTACCAGTTACCAAAACGAGAAGTTGGATTTCTCTACCTTACGTACGTTTAATCTAGACGAATATTATCCGATCAAGCGTGAGCATCCACAAAGTTATTGGACATTCATGAACGATCGTCTATTTGCCTATGTAAATATACCAAATAAAAATATTCACCTTCCTAATGGCGAAACCACCAATGTGGATGCTGAATGCAACCGATACGAAGAAGAAATTGGATCTATTGGGGGAGTAGACATTCAGATTTTAGGAATTGGGGAAAATGGTCATATCGGATTTAATGAACCAGGAGCTTCCTTTGATTCACGTACTCGTATGGTAGAGCTGGCAAAGAACACCATTCAAGCTAACTCTCGCTATTTCGATAGTGAGGAGGATGTGCCACGCCATGCTATTACGATGGGGATTGCTAGCATTATGCAAAGTAAAAAGATCGTAATTATAGCAGCTGGCGTGAAAAAGGCAGAAGCAGTGGCGAAAGCGATCCAAGGTGAAGTAACAGAAGAGCTACCTGCTTCTATTTTACAAAAGCATCCTGATGTAATCCTCCTATTGGATAAGGAAGCGGCATCCTTGTTGCAATCATAAATAATAAGTAACTCAGAAAAGACTGTCTATATCGAGTAGACAGTCTTTTTCTATGTATAAATAGGTGAGTTATAGACGTGTTTATGCTCAAAGAGCGAAGGGGATTTGTGTTTTTTATAAATATAGTTAGTTCATTTTGCTTTTTTTACCATATAAGGTTACAAAGGTTTTTTTTGTATAAATTTATATTTTACTATATTTTCCTTATGATTGCAATCTCCGCCTTAAGTTGGATACAAGTTCCACCTGCTGGCCGTTCTGCTATTTCTGAAAATTAGAGACAATAAAATAAAAAGGAAAGAGCTGGGAGGAACAGTGGTGAGACGTGTTGTCGTATTGGTTTTGGGCGCCTCAATGTTGATAGTTAGTGGTTGCACGGGGAATGTGGAGCCAGTAGCGAGTGTACAAGAGGCAAAAAGTAATAAATGGGTAGAAACCTATAAGATTGAACAGTCACCAAAGTCAACTTTGTTAGGCTATTCAGGAGTAGTTGAAGCAAATAAACAGGTAACGCTTGGCTTTGGCAGTTCAGGTAAAATTGCACAACTTATTTCAGAGAAAGGGACTAATGTACAACAGGGTCAGGTATTGGCCTCTTTGGATGCGAAAGTATATCAGGTAGCTGCACAGGCTGCCGCGGGGCAAGTACAATCAGCAGCAGTAGCCGCTCAAGAAACACGGAAAGGAGCCTCTCAAGAAGCACTAGCCCAGCAAAAAATAAAATTGGATCGAGAACAACAAAATGCTACGGAGGCAAAAAAGGCTGCCAAGCAAGGGGAGGCTTTGTTTCAAGGTGGTGCGCTTTCAAAAAATGATTATGAAGCTCTTCTTCTCCAAGTAAAGCAAGCAGAGATGAGCGTGAAAAATGAACAGATTGCACTACAGGAGCTACAAAGAGGAGCAAATCCAGATCAATTAGCTCGGGCAAGTGCTGCAATAACACTAGCAAACAGTGAGGCTGTACGAGCGCAGGAGAGTTTGCAACAAACGAAAATCATTGCCCCGTTTTCTGGAACGATAGTAGCAGTGAATGAACAGGTAGGTAAGGTTGTAGCCGGCGGACAGAGCGTGATTGAGTTAGTTGATTTGAAAGCGGTTAAGGTAGCCTTGTCCGTTGCAAGTGATGAAGTTGGATTTTTTACAGAGGGTAAGCAGGTAGAAGTACAGGGTGCTACTGGTGTAGTGAACAAAGGTACCATCCAGTTTGTTTCACCCGTGATCGAGCCTGCAAACGGTAAATATCGCGTTGAAATTAGCATGGCTAATCCGGAGCAAAAATGGCGAGGCGGCATGGTGGCAAACGTACTAGTACCACGTCCGTTGCAAGGAATTTTATTGCCTTTGGAATGTGTGGGACTTACGAATGAAACCCATTTTGTTATGAAAGTAGAAGATGGCATAGTGAAAAAACATCCCGTCCAAGTTGGTCAGATCATTAATGAAAAAATTGAAATTCTAGAAGGTGTCTCTGTAGGGGAACAAGTGGTGAAAAGTGGTATTACCTATATCGTTGACGGTGAAAAAGTAGCGGTGAAGGGAGTAAAACCATGAGTAAACTCTTATCGTTCTTCCTACAACGAAAGCTTATTGTATATCTCTTGACCATGATGATTTTATTCGCAGGTTTTGCTTCCCTTTCTTCCTTTAAAGTGTTTCTCGTTCCAAAAACGAACCTACCTTGGATTATTGCCAATATTTCTGGCGGTTCCCTTCCCCCGAAGAGATGGAAAAAAAAGTAGCAGAGCGAGTAGAAAAAGAAGTAAAGGGCATGGAGGAAGTAAAAGATTATTATTCATCCTCTTCTAGTGGAAACGTTCAAATTACTTTGGTAGCTAAGGAAGGTAAAGGAGAAGTTGCTAAACAGAAGCTGGAGAGCATTATCAACCGAGAGCGGACTAGTTTTCCTAAAGAAGTAGAACATAGTAACATCTACCAAGCCAATTATGGTGATGAAACCCTCATGATGTTGGCTCTAACAGGAAATGATCCTCAATCGCTATACACTTATGCTCAAGATACGCTAAAGGAG
It includes:
- the nagB gene encoding glucosamine-6-phosphate deaminase, with the protein product MMQVKIFEDYDKLSRYAADIFLEQIEKKSDAVLGLATGGTPEGFYKHLITSYQNEKLDFSTLRTFNLDEYYPIKREHPQSYWTFMNDRLFAYVNIPNKNIHLPNGETTNVDAECNRYEEEIGSIGGVDIQILGIGENGHIGFNEPGASFDSRTRMVELAKNTIQANSRYFDSEEDVPRHAITMGIASIMQSKKIVIIAAGVKKAEAVAKAIQGEVTEELPASILQKHPDVILLLDKEAASLLQS
- a CDS encoding efflux RND transporter periplasmic adaptor subunit is translated as MRRVVVLVLGASMLIVSGCTGNVEPVASVQEAKSNKWVETYKIEQSPKSTLLGYSGVVEANKQVTLGFGSSGKIAQLISEKGTNVQQGQVLASLDAKVYQVAAQAAAGQVQSAAVAAQETRKGASQEALAQQKIKLDREQQNATEAKKAAKQGEALFQGGALSKNDYEALLLQVKQAEMSVKNEQIALQELQRGANPDQLARASAAITLANSEAVRAQESLQQTKIIAPFSGTIVAVNEQVGKVVAGGQSVIELVDLKAVKVALSVASDEVGFFTEGKQVEVQGATGVVNKGTIQFVSPVIEPANGKYRVEISMANPEQKWRGGMVANVLVPRPLQGILLPLECVGLTNETHFVMKVEDGIVKKHPVQVGQIINEKIEILEGVSVGEQVVKSGITYIVDGEKVAVKGVKP